Proteins encoded by one window of Euzebya rosea:
- a CDS encoding penicillin acylase family protein has translation MQSRSVHASLFLVATLVAALLAPIVPSARAQDAPVDIPPQGVTAVSLMPPGNSGFTSVTDQVAGSAGGSFGEHTDDQTSIYWGLEGYAGQGFLDPADAVRTETLRDGAVRVYWDEFGTPAIHGDTAEDVWFGTGWAVAQIRLFLMDAVRRQGRGTFAELVGTSGVPLDVQTRTLTYSDEEYQAIINGLSDEALTAVQGYVDGANEWIAEVNANPDLLPVEYALLSTRPEPLDLIDIAAAGVLITRSVAAEGGNEMDNVRLLRDLEAEHGEEEGRAIFADLVWQDDPLAVTTVPREEGTFPNSPLTDLDASLDAAADFAATLPLELADGPGTGAYPEPSTLPAFADDTGSRSGASDQADAVDRARAFRAADALAEWAASLHGGSIGMAIGPSRTADDNAMLISGPQLGWTYPSLLVEYEVHGGGYDARGASVPALPVVGIGYTDRVAWALTTGYSKTVDSFIETVRDNPTDGGPLQYRHDGQWKDADCRTETIDYRESTQGLPVTPALRSVDVEVCRTVHGPIVAQEDGDGERLARSVQYQMFGQEVDTIDGVLAWNRAESLEDFEAAMRQVTWNENTTYADADGHIAFWHPGIHHERPANDLRFPLPGDGSADFGDRIPFDDLPHAIDPAQGFLVNWNNKPAHDWLDGEGIGPTSRPGGAVQRVATPIALAESRTDHTFETLQAIEMESALTDPRAEPFLPLVLSAIDGVDARLDAVADLLAGWNTRFYDPPNAPTTFRGPGGQSSLEDGTDGPAATIFSAVVDALVVEVLGSVWGGPIADADAAAACNSGRGCPDLVSRQLGVGGHRYDMSPALNLVLRALDPASSGLAVRHDWLGDRTAEEVLVAAVESALATLEDRFGADDLSAFRRTTFTTEVNSLTGVTGPSSVQPYLERGSYVHLATFDGLPALTTERAGGPERVATSVAAALAAHPDGSDTVVLADAGTYHDALLASPLAGFLDAPIVLVDGTLSTVAREGIAQLGATDAVIVGSLVGPEVAAELESMGLSVRRVGDGDPYAVGAAVAAELPGSVLDDGAPEAYVVTADGFADAVSITGVAARTHRPILFVTRDEIPRATADTIEALGIERVAVVGGTAVIADAVMERLPSPTRLAGPERYTTAEAVLNHARAIGLSFDTLVLATGANFPDSLTGGPVAAALDGVVVLVNGLDPAAPGAALGHALSQRASVKRVIGLGGTAVISDAFLAAVPTAS, from the coding sequence ATGCAGTCACGTTCGGTCCACGCCTCCTTGTTCCTCGTCGCGACCCTCGTGGCCGCCTTGCTGGCCCCGATCGTGCCGTCGGCACGTGCACAGGACGCACCCGTCGACATCCCTCCCCAGGGGGTGACCGCGGTGTCGTTGATGCCGCCGGGCAACTCCGGCTTCACGTCGGTGACCGACCAGGTCGCCGGGTCGGCCGGTGGCAGCTTCGGCGAGCACACCGACGACCAGACGTCGATCTACTGGGGGCTCGAGGGCTACGCCGGACAGGGCTTCCTGGACCCCGCCGACGCCGTGCGCACCGAAACGCTGCGCGACGGCGCGGTCCGGGTGTACTGGGACGAGTTCGGCACCCCGGCCATCCACGGTGACACCGCCGAGGACGTGTGGTTCGGCACCGGCTGGGCGGTCGCGCAGATCCGCCTGTTCCTGATGGACGCCGTGCGGCGACAGGGGAGGGGCACCTTCGCCGAGCTGGTCGGCACCTCCGGTGTCCCCCTGGACGTGCAGACCCGCACCCTCACCTACAGCGACGAGGAGTACCAGGCCATCATCAACGGCCTGTCCGACGAGGCGCTGACGGCCGTGCAGGGCTACGTCGACGGTGCCAACGAGTGGATCGCGGAGGTCAACGCCAACCCCGACCTGCTGCCCGTCGAGTACGCGCTGCTGTCCACGCGGCCCGAGCCGCTGGACCTGATCGACATCGCCGCTGCAGGAGTCCTGATCACCCGTTCGGTCGCCGCCGAGGGCGGCAACGAGATGGACAACGTCCGCCTGCTGCGCGACCTGGAGGCCGAGCACGGTGAGGAGGAGGGCCGCGCGATCTTCGCCGACCTGGTCTGGCAGGACGATCCCCTGGCGGTCACCACCGTCCCGCGGGAGGAGGGGACGTTCCCCAACTCGCCGCTGACCGACCTCGACGCGTCGCTGGACGCCGCCGCGGACTTCGCGGCCACCCTGCCGCTGGAGCTCGCCGACGGGCCCGGGACCGGCGCCTACCCCGAACCCTCCACGCTGCCCGCCTTCGCCGACGACACCGGCTCCCGTTCCGGCGCATCCGACCAGGCCGACGCCGTGGATCGGGCGCGGGCCTTCCGGGCGGCCGACGCCCTCGCCGAGTGGGCCGCGTCGTTGCACGGCGGGTCCATCGGCATGGCGATCGGTCCGTCCCGCACCGCCGACGACAACGCCATGCTGATCAGCGGCCCGCAGCTGGGCTGGACCTATCCGAGCCTGCTCGTGGAGTACGAGGTGCACGGCGGCGGCTACGACGCCCGCGGTGCCTCGGTGCCCGCCCTGCCGGTCGTCGGCATCGGCTACACCGACCGGGTCGCCTGGGCGCTGACCACCGGCTACTCCAAGACCGTCGACAGCTTCATCGAGACCGTCCGCGACAACCCGACCGACGGCGGGCCGCTGCAGTACCGCCACGACGGGCAGTGGAAGGACGCCGACTGCCGCACCGAGACCATCGACTACCGCGAGTCCACCCAGGGCCTGCCGGTCACCCCGGCGCTCCGGTCCGTCGACGTCGAGGTCTGCCGCACCGTCCACGGCCCGATCGTCGCGCAGGAGGACGGCGACGGCGAACGGCTGGCCCGGTCGGTGCAGTACCAGATGTTCGGCCAGGAGGTCGACACCATCGACGGTGTCCTCGCGTGGAACCGGGCGGAGTCCCTCGAGGACTTCGAGGCCGCCATGCGCCAGGTCACCTGGAACGAGAACACCACCTACGCCGACGCCGACGGCCACATCGCCTTCTGGCACCCCGGCATCCACCACGAGCGTCCGGCCAACGACCTGCGGTTCCCCCTGCCCGGCGACGGCTCGGCGGACTTCGGTGACCGCATCCCGTTCGACGACCTGCCCCACGCCATCGACCCCGCCCAGGGGTTCCTCGTCAACTGGAACAACAAGCCCGCGCACGACTGGCTGGACGGGGAGGGCATCGGCCCGACGTCCCGTCCCGGCGGTGCCGTGCAACGCGTCGCCACGCCCATCGCGCTGGCCGAGTCCCGGACCGACCACACCTTCGAGACCCTCCAGGCCATCGAGATGGAGTCGGCGCTGACCGACCCCCGGGCCGAACCGTTCCTGCCGCTCGTCCTGTCCGCGATCGACGGGGTGGACGCCCGACTGGACGCGGTGGCCGACCTGCTGGCGGGCTGGAACACCCGCTTCTACGACCCGCCGAACGCGCCGACCACCTTCCGTGGCCCCGGCGGGCAGTCCTCGCTCGAGGACGGCACCGACGGTCCGGCGGCCACGATCTTCTCCGCCGTCGTCGACGCGCTCGTCGTGGAGGTGCTCGGCAGCGTCTGGGGCGGCCCGATCGCCGACGCCGACGCCGCGGCGGCCTGCAACTCCGGCCGCGGCTGTCCCGACCTCGTCTCCCGCCAGCTGGGTGTCGGGGGCCACCGCTACGACATGTCCCCCGCCCTCAACCTGGTCCTGCGGGCCCTCGACCCGGCCTCGTCCGGCCTGGCCGTCCGGCACGACTGGCTGGGCGACCGGACCGCCGAGGAGGTCCTCGTGGCCGCGGTCGAGTCGGCGCTGGCCACGCTGGAGGACCGCTTCGGCGCCGACGACCTGTCGGCCTTCCGTCGGACGACCTTCACCACCGAGGTCAACAGCCTGACCGGCGTGACCGGGCCGTCCTCGGTGCAGCCGTACCTGGAGCGCGGCTCCTACGTCCACCTCGCAACCTTCGACGGCCTGCCGGCGCTGACCACCGAGCGGGCCGGCGGTCCCGAGCGGGTCGCCACGTCCGTCGCGGCGGCCCTCGCCGCCCACCCCGACGGCAGCGACACCGTGGTGCTCGCCGATGCGGGGACCTACCACGACGCCCTGCTGGCCTCGCCGCTGGCCGGGTTCCTGGATGCCCCGATCGTCCTGGTCGACGGCACGCTGTCGACCGTCGCACGCGAGGGGATCGCCCAGCTGGGTGCCACGGATGCCGTGATCGTGGGGTCGCTGGTCGGCCCCGAGGTCGCTGCGGAGCTGGAGTCGATGGGCCTGTCGGTCCGCCGTGTCGGCGATGGTGACCCTTACGCCGTCGGCGCGGCCGTCGCCGCCGAGCTGCCCGGGTCGGTCCTCGACGACGGGGCACCCGAGGCCTACGTCGTCACCGCCGACGGGTTCGCCGACGCCGTGTCGATCACCGGTGTCGCCGCGCGCACCCACCGGCCGATCCTGTTCGTCACCCGCGACGAGATCCCCCGGGCCACCGCCGACACCATCGAGGCCCTCGGCATCGAACGGGTCGCCGTGGTCGGTGGGACCGCCGTGATCGCCGACGCCGTCATGGAGCGTCTGCCGTCACCGACGCGGCTGGCAGGCCCCGAGCGGTACACCACCGCCGAGGCCGTCCTGAACCACGCCCGCGCGATCGGCCTCTCCTTCGACACACTGGTGCTGGCGACCGGCGCGAACTTCCCCGACAGCCTGACGGGCGGTCCGGTCGCGGCGGCGCTGGACGGCGTCGTCGTGCTGGTCAACGGCCTGGATCCTGCGGCGCCCGGTGCGGCGCTCGGCCACGCCCTGTCCCAGCGTGCGTCCGTCAAGCGGGTGATCGGGCTGGGTGGCACGGCGGTGATCAGCGACGCCTTCCTCGCGGCCGTCCCGACCGCCTCCTGA
- a CDS encoding Stp1/IreP family PP2C-type Ser/Thr phosphatase: protein MTLVVHAFGYSNVGRIREINEDNFLTGRTVFAVADGMGGHAAGEVASEAALMPLREIDGGTYRDPQAATDALSHAVSQANELVLERAAADPDLRGMGTTLTTVMVRGSRLHLAHVGDSRAYLLRGGMLQMLTEDHTLVNQLVKEGRLTEEQAATHPQRSVITRAIGVEMGVQVDTMVEPLELAPGDQILLCSDGLTGPVSESLIAEILATEDDGDIACRRLIDAANAGGGPDNITCVLLRVEGDGTTTAPAAIAPATSSDDDATAELGDPAQLDARRLAELGGGSEVPEEVQAEERSSGRRRLGATLLGVLLVLAVLVGGALLLLNRSFFVGVDDDGQVGIYRGIPAFSIGLVEAESFGLDDLPEGLHPGLEGGIAFSSLAEARMHVTDVLEPQLEVEEEEPLPTESPTPSPSPASEPKDPPSIGADAPAPTPEPTTAPRPTPSPASS from the coding sequence ATGACCCTTGTCGTGCACGCCTTCGGCTACTCCAACGTCGGGCGCATCCGCGAGATCAACGAGGACAACTTCCTCACCGGGCGCACCGTGTTCGCGGTGGCCGACGGGATGGGCGGCCATGCCGCCGGCGAGGTCGCCTCCGAAGCGGCGTTGATGCCGCTCCGCGAGATCGACGGTGGCACCTACCGGGATCCGCAGGCCGCCACCGACGCGTTGTCCCACGCGGTCAGCCAGGCCAACGAGCTCGTCCTCGAACGGGCTGCCGCCGACCCCGACCTGCGGGGCATGGGCACCACCCTGACCACCGTGATGGTCCGTGGCTCGCGGCTGCACCTGGCCCACGTCGGCGACAGCCGCGCCTACCTGCTCCGCGGCGGCATGCTGCAGATGCTCACCGAGGACCACACCCTCGTGAACCAGCTGGTGAAGGAGGGCCGCCTCACCGAGGAGCAGGCCGCCACCCACCCGCAGCGCAGCGTCATCACCCGCGCCATCGGCGTGGAGATGGGCGTGCAGGTCGACACCATGGTCGAGCCGCTCGAGCTGGCGCCCGGCGACCAGATCCTGCTGTGCTCCGACGGCCTGACCGGCCCGGTCAGCGAGTCGTTGATCGCCGAGATCCTGGCGACCGAGGACGACGGCGACATCGCCTGTCGTCGCCTGATCGACGCCGCCAACGCCGGCGGTGGCCCCGACAACATCACCTGTGTGCTGCTGCGCGTCGAGGGTGACGGCACGACGACCGCGCCCGCGGCCATCGCGCCGGCGACGTCCTCCGACGACGACGCGACCGCCGAGCTGGGCGACCCGGCGCAGCTGGACGCCCGCCGCCTGGCCGAGCTGGGCGGCGGCAGCGAGGTGCCGGAGGAGGTGCAGGCGGAGGAGCGCAGCTCGGGTCGTCGTCGCCTCGGTGCCACCCTCCTCGGCGTGCTGCTCGTGCTGGCCGTGCTGGTCGGCGGCGCGCTGCTGCTGCTCAACCGCAGCTTCTTCGTCGGGGTGGACGACGACGGCCAGGTCGGCATCTACCGCGGCATCCCCGCGTTCTCCATCGGGCTGGTCGAGGCCGAGTCCTTCGGGCTGGACGACCTGCCCGAAGGCCTGCACCCGGGCCTGGAGGGCGGCATCGCCTTCTCCAGCCTCGCCGAGGCCCGCATGCACGTCACCGACGTCCTCGAACCACAGCTGGAGGTGGAGGAGGAGGAGCCGTTGCCGACCGAGTCGCCGACGCCGTCGCCCTCCCCGGCCAGCGAACCCAAGGACCCCCCGTCCATCGGGGCCGACGCACCCGCTCCGACTCCGGAACCGACCACGGCGCCACGACCCACGCCCTCCCCGGCCAGCTCGTGA
- a CDS encoding FHA domain-containing protein, with product MPPIVFTALQVLFLVLLYAFVARAVRWVIKDVANPGPALAASQPRAPRGRQPKQKRARPRELVIHFPDSAPRVLPLEEGRSVTFGRHQTASVVLTDLYASDFHARIDFDGDGWTLTDEGSTNGTFLNQVRLTAPTPLRAGDQISFGRTTVEVRR from the coding sequence GTGCCGCCCATCGTCTTCACCGCGCTGCAGGTCCTCTTCCTGGTCCTGCTGTACGCCTTCGTGGCCCGGGCCGTCCGCTGGGTCATCAAGGACGTCGCCAACCCCGGTCCAGCCCTGGCGGCAAGCCAGCCACGCGCGCCGCGCGGCCGCCAGCCGAAGCAGAAGCGTGCTCGTCCCCGTGAGCTGGTCATCCACTTCCCCGATTCCGCCCCGCGTGTGCTGCCGCTGGAAGAGGGACGAAGCGTGACGTTCGGTCGACACCAGACGGCGTCGGTGGTCCTCACCGACCTGTACGCCAGCGACTTCCATGCGCGCATCGACTTCGACGGTGATGGCTGGACGCTGACCGACGAGGGCTCGACGAACGGTACGTTCCTCAACCAGGTCCGACTGACGGCACCCACGCCGCTGCGGGCCGGCGACCAGATCTCCTTCGGTCGGACCACAGTGGAAGTCAGGAGGTGA
- a CDS encoding DUF2617 family protein, translated as MHDPTDLSPDRLTVAFGGPLQPALARATLALPTTTVEVAVLSASHQVRTLEGHAVETLACNTGGSAPGPRRVIVHTGVDRWDLAFDYAVDTVTPVGLATLVEQLRDGARTAGVVHAFPGHPHAVTAVLPTPSGDGWATWHCYPEHGRVARSTTTVLAHDRIAVAVHGASR; from the coding sequence GTGCACGACCCGACAGACCTCAGCCCCGACCGGCTGACGGTCGCCTTCGGCGGGCCGCTCCAGCCCGCGCTGGCCCGCGCGACCCTGGCCCTGCCGACGACCACCGTCGAGGTGGCCGTGCTGTCGGCGTCCCATCAGGTCCGCACCCTGGAGGGACACGCGGTGGAGACCCTCGCCTGCAACACCGGCGGGAGTGCCCCCGGCCCCCGTCGGGTCATCGTGCACACCGGCGTCGACCGCTGGGACCTGGCCTTCGACTACGCCGTCGACACGGTCACGCCCGTCGGCCTCGCGACCCTCGTCGAGCAGCTTCGGGACGGGGCGCGCACCGCCGGCGTCGTGCATGCCTTCCCCGGCCACCCCCACGCCGTCACCGCCGTCCTGCCCACGCCGAGCGGCGACGGCTGGGCGACCTGGCACTGCTACCCCGAGCACGGCCGCGTCGCCCGCAGCACCACCACCGTCCTTGCCCACGACCGCATCGCGGTCGCCGTCCACGGAGCCAGCCGATGA
- a CDS encoding FhaA domain-containing protein, whose product MSILRDFEKRLEGAVEGFFARAFRSGLQPVELAKAIQRYEGNYQQVGVDAVFVPNVYRFTLSPTDLERFSGFTRSLQRELADVARRTADEKGWRTHGPIRIEFERSEDIRVGTFELRGKTETPGQAEAAGVQAPSRPAPAPLPAEPVFQPAPATPAAPPSAAPVAATVPGAEPAPSPAGAAPVLRAVQGSDTGKIFTLDRPQLVIGRLPDCDITLTGAAVSRRHARVQQEGGRWTITDLGSTNGVRVNAQPVQVSEIKPGDRVEVGDITFTFLLTG is encoded by the coding sequence ATGAGCATCCTCAGGGACTTCGAGAAGAGATTGGAAGGCGCGGTAGAGGGTTTCTTCGCGCGCGCGTTCCGGTCCGGCCTGCAGCCGGTCGAGCTGGCGAAGGCCATCCAGCGCTACGAGGGCAACTACCAGCAGGTAGGGGTCGACGCGGTGTTCGTGCCGAACGTCTACCGCTTCACCCTCTCCCCCACCGACCTGGAGCGGTTCAGCGGCTTCACCCGGTCCCTGCAGCGCGAGCTGGCCGACGTCGCCCGGCGCACCGCCGACGAGAAGGGCTGGCGGACCCACGGCCCGATCCGCATCGAGTTCGAGCGGTCCGAGGACATCCGCGTCGGCACCTTCGAGCTGCGCGGCAAGACCGAGACACCGGGCCAGGCCGAGGCCGCCGGGGTGCAGGCCCCGTCACGACCGGCCCCCGCGCCGCTGCCGGCCGAGCCGGTGTTCCAGCCCGCGCCGGCCACACCCGCCGCCCCGCCGTCCGCCGCACCCGTGGCTGCCACGGTGCCCGGCGCCGAGCCCGCCCCGTCGCCGGCCGGTGCCGCACCGGTCCTGCGAGCCGTCCAGGGCTCCGACACCGGCAAGATCTTCACCCTCGACCGCCCCCAGCTGGTCATCGGCCGGCTGCCCGACTGCGACATCACCCTGACCGGCGCGGCGGTCTCCCGTCGCCACGCCCGGGTGCAGCAGGAGGGGGGGCGCTGGACGATCACCGACCTCGGCTCCACCAACGGGGTCCGGGTCAACGCCCAGCCCGTCCAGGTCAGCGAGATCAAGCCCGGCGACCGGGTCGAGGTCGGCGACATCACCTTCACCTTCCTCCTCACGGGCTGA